From one Pithys albifrons albifrons isolate INPA30051 chromosome 22, PitAlb_v1, whole genome shotgun sequence genomic stretch:
- the C22H1orf174 gene encoding UPF0688 protein C1orf174 homolog, with translation MAAGGAGRPGRRSERSGPAAPARPRRRRHRPGPGAKAAPATDPAGEETGTVTACSSHTEDDGRPAKRAKCEKSSTESELEGLTCGSENLAALGETPKASDGDQGSEDPGDTNIIQQKKVESIPETDEGKQDEEHVSLEPHAVRSSSAPLKMGSGGYLHRHVFSEEESSCGSVLAEESGSEDTDRPRRLLQLEHSGFSDEDSNQPMPVHRFFGDFEPDLPAVALPSTTMSRREVRNLHFIAKEDEEEEEEEDVV, from the exons atggcggcgggcggcgcggggcggcccGGGCGGCGCTCGGAGCGTTCTGGTCCCGCGGCCCCGGCTCGGCCCCGCCGGCGGCGGCACCGACCCGGCCCAGGGGCCAAGGCGGCCCCGGCAACCGACCCCGCGGGGGAAGAAACCGGGACGGTGACCGCG TGTTCGTCACACACAGAGGATGACGGTCGACCTGCAAAGAGGGCGAAATGTGAAAAAAGCAGTACAGAATCAGAACTGGAAGGACTCACATGTGGCAGTGAAAACCTTGCTGCACTGGGGGAAACGCCCAAAGCATCTGATGGGGATCAAGGTTCAGAAGATCCAGGAGACACCAATATAATCCAACAGAAAAAAGTTGAGAGCATTCCAGAGACTGATGAAGGGAAGCAAGATGAGGAGCATGTTTCTCTGGAGCCACATGCAGTGAGGTCGAGCAGTGCTCCATTAAAAATGGGCAGTGGTGGATATCTGCACCGCCACGTGTTCAGTGAAGaggagagcagctgtgggagTGTGCTGGCCGAGGAGTCCGGCTCCGAGGACACCGATCGCCCCAggaggctcctgcagctggaaCACAGCGGTTTCTCGGATGAGGACAGCAACCAGCCCATGCCAGTGCACCGGTTCTTCGGAGATTTCGAGCCT GATCTTCCCGCAGTTGCACTCCCAAGCACAACGATGAGCAGGCGAGAAGTCAGGAACCTCCATTTCATTGcaaaggaagatgaggaggaggaggaggaagaggatgttGTCTAA
- the DFFB gene encoding DNA fragmentation factor subunit beta isoform X2 produces the protein MAELLRPFRLRGVDGPQKFGVAAGSLRGLLRKGCRLLQLPLAGSRLCLYEDGTELTESYFRALPPQTELVLLGRGQSWRGCECGAGRGTGAASLAAGATDIERLLAALCSQQDAVVEAARKLLTDERAPRRQKLLTDLIHNLSENILAEDKEDDRKWFEGLESRFKNKSSYMRHSCESRMRGYMREVSGFISNVHPAARDAYRAVIDLMTDKLKSVKYNGCYFDRREKEEAARLCTVEGWFSCQGPFDRDDCPCKHSINPYSNRESRILFSTWNLDHIIEKKRAVVPELAEAVKTHDGREVNWEYFYQLLFTLDNLKLVHIACHKKTTHNLSCDKTKIYRKRKQNHEIS, from the exons ATGGCGGAGCTGCTGCGCCCCTTCCGCCTACGGGGGGTCGACGGCCCGCAGAAGTTCGGGGTGGCGGCCGGGAGCCTGCGCGGGCTGCTGAGGAAGGGCTGCCGGCTGCTGCAg CTTCCTTTGGCAGGCAGCCGCCTGTGCCTGTACGAGGACGGGACGGAGCTGACGGAGAGCTACTTCCGCGCGCTGCCGCCACAGAcggagctggtgctgctgggccGCGGGCAGAGCTGGCGGGGATGTGagtgcggggccgggcggggca cCGGTGCCGCGTCCCTCGCCGCAGGTGCCACCGACATCGAGCGGCTGCTGGCCGCGCTGTGCAGCCAGCAGGATGCTGTGGTGGAGGCTGCAAGGAAGCTGCTGACGGACGAGCGGGCGCCCCGCAGGCAGAAGCTGCTGACGGATCTCATCCACAACCTGAGTGAAAACATCCTGGCCGAGGACAAGGAGGACGACAGAAAGTGGTTTGAAG ggctggaatcTCGGTTCAAGAATAAATCCAGCTACATGCGGCACAGCTGTGAGAGCAGAATGAGGGGTTACATGAGAGAG GTTAGTGGTTTTATTTCCAACGTTCATCCTGCAGCAAGAGATGCCTACAGAGCAGTAATCGACCTGATGACAGATAAACTGAAATCTGTGAAGTATAATGGGTGCTACTTTGAcagaagggagaaggaggaggcagcacGTCTGTGCACTGTGGAGGGGTGGTTCTCCTGTCAG GGACCTTTTGACAGAGACGACTGCCCATGTAAGCATTCCATCAACCCCTACAGCAACAGGGAAAGCAGGATCCTCTTCAGCACCTGGAATCTTGATCACAT AATTGAGAAGAAACGTGCTGTTGTCCCAGAACTGGCAGAAGCTGTCAAAACACATGATGGAAGAGAAGTGAACTGGGAATATTTCTATCAGCTTCTGTTTACCCTGGATAATTTAAAACTCGTACATATTGCTTGCCATAAGAAAACCACTCATAACCTCAGCTGtgacaaaaccaaaatttaTAGGAAGAGGAAGCAAAACCATGAGATTTCCTAG
- the DFFB gene encoding DNA fragmentation factor subunit beta isoform X1 has protein sequence MAELLRPFRLRGVDGPQKFGVAAGSLRGLLRKGCRLLQLPLAGSRLCLYEDGTELTESYFRALPPQTELVLLGRGQSWRGCATDIERLLAALCSQQDAVVEAARKLLTDERAPRRQKLLTDLIHNLSENILAEDKEDDRKWFEGLESRFKNKSSYMRHSCESRMRGYMREVSGFISNVHPAARDAYRAVIDLMTDKLKSVKYNGCYFDRREKEEAARLCTVEGWFSCQGPFDRDDCPCKHSINPYSNRESRILFSTWNLDHIIEKKRAVVPELAEAVKTHDGREVNWEYFYQLLFTLDNLKLVHIACHKKTTHNLSCDKTKIYRKRKQNHEIS, from the exons ATGGCGGAGCTGCTGCGCCCCTTCCGCCTACGGGGGGTCGACGGCCCGCAGAAGTTCGGGGTGGCGGCCGGGAGCCTGCGCGGGCTGCTGAGGAAGGGCTGCCGGCTGCTGCAg CTTCCTTTGGCAGGCAGCCGCCTGTGCCTGTACGAGGACGGGACGGAGCTGACGGAGAGCTACTTCCGCGCGCTGCCGCCACAGAcggagctggtgctgctgggccGCGGGCAGAGCTGGCGGGGAT GTGCCACCGACATCGAGCGGCTGCTGGCCGCGCTGTGCAGCCAGCAGGATGCTGTGGTGGAGGCTGCAAGGAAGCTGCTGACGGACGAGCGGGCGCCCCGCAGGCAGAAGCTGCTGACGGATCTCATCCACAACCTGAGTGAAAACATCCTGGCCGAGGACAAGGAGGACGACAGAAAGTGGTTTGAAG ggctggaatcTCGGTTCAAGAATAAATCCAGCTACATGCGGCACAGCTGTGAGAGCAGAATGAGGGGTTACATGAGAGAG GTTAGTGGTTTTATTTCCAACGTTCATCCTGCAGCAAGAGATGCCTACAGAGCAGTAATCGACCTGATGACAGATAAACTGAAATCTGTGAAGTATAATGGGTGCTACTTTGAcagaagggagaaggaggaggcagcacGTCTGTGCACTGTGGAGGGGTGGTTCTCCTGTCAG GGACCTTTTGACAGAGACGACTGCCCATGTAAGCATTCCATCAACCCCTACAGCAACAGGGAAAGCAGGATCCTCTTCAGCACCTGGAATCTTGATCACAT AATTGAGAAGAAACGTGCTGTTGTCCCAGAACTGGCAGAAGCTGTCAAAACACATGATGGAAGAGAAGTGAACTGGGAATATTTCTATCAGCTTCTGTTTACCCTGGATAATTTAAAACTCGTACATATTGCTTGCCATAAGAAAACCACTCATAACCTCAGCTGtgacaaaaccaaaatttaTAGGAAGAGGAAGCAAAACCATGAGATTTCCTAG
- the CEP104 gene encoding centrosomal protein of 104 kDa isoform X2 has product MPHKIGFTVVSSSGHEDGFSARELMVHAPTVNGWRSPRLCQYPQEIILQLVERCRIRKLQLLAHQYMISSKIEFYISESLPEYFSPYQAERFQRLGYVPLSDNEKTDFKARELKSVYVDAVGQYLKLIFHKNYVNRYNLYGQVALVAVNIIGDPADYSNDSLSSTSREKLIDHYLGIKSDDPALDGTYLGKSDSISPLDDLAFDMYQDPEVAQIIRRLDERKQEAVRHERYDHAKKLKQAIADLQKVGERLGRYEVEKRYAVEKEDYDLAKKKKEQMDEYRLKVYRQLELHDLLDAQLLIRKPPELPSRPVTDTVRPQCSPPGHTDPREGEPQRAEPVLEDQLVDPTSAEPIVPHQSPPPLTQPTTSKEVFSKENAEFLPYDERPLPTIRKQVDEAVAYLEPEVTEEDIGDTPKTGITGEPELLTEKALREASPAVEVFGEALVSGAYSRIWSYREDALLAVYEKLMEVSVNTPKEDLRDMLRAAVFLVRRAIKDTVSSVFQASLKLLKMIITQYIPKHKLGKLETSHCVEKTLPNLLSRTGDSSSRLRLLASAFIQEMALCNEVKPLQIVPVHLVKALKPNSPTHLAMSQVELVECLLRALGTGNSGFTINNVMKFATGALEHRAHEVRDVVLRIIFDMYRQHRAAVLEYLPPDDASARKTVRYKTLFEGFAKIDGKVSEAEMRAQRKAATEEAEKQKEEIKVLQGQLAALKEIQKEVQDEEEKESDCQKQNNQGYQVYESSQAAAAEIPEDLSSVANYLDNLCVFCGERDESFTDEGLDLHYWKHCPMLTQCEHCKQMVEISSLTKHLLTDCDKRDSFGKCQRCSEALPKDELPKHIKSRICNPAKPENVASHCPLCHENFPPGEEAWKSHLMDKDGCKMNQRRISPMNKTVLLHPVGCCLEFGIIEATEILPG; this is encoded by the exons ATGCCACACAAGATTGGTTTCACCGTGGTCAGCTCGTCAGGACACGAGGATGGGTTCAGTGCTCGAGAGCTGATGGTCCATGCGCCAACAGTGAATGGGTGGCGGTCACCCAG GCTCTGTCAGTATCCCCAGGAGATCATCCTGCAGCTGGTAGAGAGGTGTCGGATAcggaagctgcagctgctcgCTCACCAGTACATGATTTCCAGCAAAATTGAGTTCTACATCAGTGAAAGTTTGCCTGAATACTTCTCTCCATATCAGGCAGAGAGGTTTCAGAGACTAGG atATGTCCCTCTTTCGGACAATGAGAAGACTGATTTCAAAGCAAGAGAGTTAAAATCTGTGTATGTGGATGCAGTTGGCCAGTACCTGAAGCTGATTTTCCATAAAAACTATGTCAATAGATACAACTTGTATGGACAG GTTGCCCTGGTAGCTGTGAACATCATTGGGGATCCAGCAGACTACAGCAATGACAGCTTGAGCAGT aCTTCCAGAGAGAAGCTGATAGACCACTACTTGGGAATTAAATCAGATGATCCTGCCTTAGATGGAACTTACCTTGG GAAATCTGACTCCATTTCCCCTCTGGATGATTTGGCTTTTGACATGTACCAGGACCCTGAAGTCGCTCAGATAATCCGTAGGCTGGATGAGAGGAAGCAGGAAGCCGTCCGGCATGAGCGCTATGACCACGCCAAGAAACTCAAACAGGCCATTGCAGACTTGCAGAAG GTGGGGGAGCGACTGGGCCGATATGAGGTGGAGAAGCGCTATGCAGTAGAGAAAGAGGATTATGACCTCGCCAAGAAGAAGAAGGAACAAATGGATGAGTACCGGCTGAAGGTGTACCGGCAGCTGGAGCTCCACGACCTCCTGGATGCACAGCTGCTG aTCCGAAAACCACCCGAGTTGCCTTCGAGGCCTGTGACTGACACTGTGAGGCCTCAGTGCTCCCCTCCTGGGCACACAGACCCACGTGAAGGAGAGCCCCAGAGGGCAGAGCCTGTGCTGGAAGACCAGTTAGTGGATCCCACTTCTGCTGAGCCCATTGTTCCCCACCAGTCCCCTCCTCCTCTGACTCAGCCCACAACCTCCAAGGAagtgttttccaaagaaaat GCTGAATTTTTACCTTACGACGAGAGGCCTCTCCCCACCATTCGCAAGCAGGTGGATGAAGCTGTTGCCTACCTTGAGCCAGAGGTGACTGAAGAGGACATTGGTGATACCCCAAAGACTGGCATTACTGGGGAGCCTGAACTACTCACAGAGAAGGCACTGAGGGAGGCCAGCCCTGCTGTTGAAGTTTTTGGAGAAGCTTTG GTTTCAGGAGCATATTCCAGAATCTGGTCGTATCGGGAAGATGCATTACTGGCTGTATATGAGAAGCTGATGGAAGTGTCAGTGAACACTCCAAAGGAGGATTTAAGGGACATGCTGAGGGCTGCTGTTTTCCTCGTAAGGAGAGCCATCAAAGACACCGTGTCTTCT GTTTTTCAAGCTTCcctgaaacttttaaaaatgatcATTACACAATATATACCAAAACATAAACTAGGGAAGCTAGAGACATCTCATTGTGTGGAAAAAACCCTGCCAAATTTGCTCTCTAGAACAGGAGACTCTTCATCCCGTCTTCGCCTTCTGGCTTCTGCCTTCATCCAG GAAATGGCACTGTGCAATGAAGTTAAACCTCTCCAGATTGTTCCAGTCCACCTGGTTAAAGCATTAAAACCAAACTCCCCAACACACCTGGCGATGAGTCAAGTGGAATTGGTGGAATGCCTCTTGAGAGCCCTGGGGACCGGGAACTCCGGGTTTACCATCAACAATGTCATGAAG tttgcAACAGGAGCTTTGGAGCACAGAGCCCATGAGGTGCGTGACGTGGTGCTGCGGATCATCTTTGACATGtacaggcagcacagggcagccgTGCTGGAGTATCTCCCTCCGGACGATGCCAGCGCCCGCAAGACTGTGCGCTACAAAACACTCTTTGAGGGATTTGCCAAAATCGACGGGAAGGTTTCTGAAGCTGAAATGAGG GCACAGAGAAAGGCAGCAAcagaagaagcagagaaacagaaggaagaaataaaagttcTGCAAGGCCAACTGGCAGCTCTAAAAGAGATACAGAAAGAGGTTCAAGATGAAGAG GAGAAAGAATCTGACtgtcagaaacaaaataatcaaG GTTACCAGGTATATGAAAGCTcccaagctgcagcagcagagattcCAGAGGATCTTTCCTCAGTTGCAAATTACCTGGATAA cttgtgtgttttttgtggTGAAAGGGATGAGTCCTTCACAGACGAAGGGTTGGATCTGCATTACTGGAAGCACTGCCCCATGTTAACCCAATGTGAGCACTGCAAACAG ATGGTGGAGATCTCAAGCCTGACAAAGCACCTGCTGACTGACTGTGACAAAAGGGACAGCTTTGGGAAGTGCCAGCGCTGCAGCGAGGCCCTGCCCAAGGATGAGCTGCCCAAACACATAAAGAGCAGGATTTGCAATC CTGCCAAACCAGAAAATGTGGCAAGCCATTGCCCATTGTGTCATGAGAACTTTCCCCCTGGAGAGGAG GCCTGGAAATCTCACCTGATGGACAAAGATGGCTGTAAAATGAATCAGCGGAGGATATCCCCAATGAATAAAACTGTTCTGTTGCACCCTG TTGGCTGCTGCTTAGAATTTGGAATCATAGAAGCAACTGAAATCCTGCCTGGATAA
- the CEP104 gene encoding centrosomal protein of 104 kDa isoform X1, which yields MPHKIGFTVVSSSGHEDGFSARELMVHAPTVNGWRSPRLCQYPQEIILQLVERCRIRKLQLLAHQYMISSKIEFYISESLPEYFSPYQAERFQRLGYVPLSDNEKTDFKARELKSVYVDAVGQYLKLIFHKNYVNRYNLYGQVALVAVNIIGDPADYSNDSLSSTSREKLIDHYLGIKSDDPALDGTYLGKSDSISPLDDLAFDMYQDPEVAQIIRRLDERKQEAVRHERYDHAKKLKQAIADLQKVGERLGRYEVEKRYAVEKEDYDLAKKKKEQMDEYRLKVYRQLELHDLLDAQLLIRKPPELPSRPVTDTVRPQCSPPGHTDPREGEPQRAEPVLEDQLVDPTSAEPIVPHQSPPPLTQPTTSKEVFSKENAEFLPYDERPLPTIRKQVDEAVAYLEPEVTEEDIGDTPKTGITGEPELLTEKALREASPAVEVFGEALVSGAYSRIWSYREDALLAVYEKLMEVSVNTPKEDLRDMLRAAVFLVRRAIKDTVSSVFQASLKLLKMIITQYIPKHKLGKLETSHCVEKTLPNLLSRTGDSSSRLRLLASAFIQEMALCNEVKPLQIVPVHLVKALKPNSPTHLAMSQVELVECLLRALGTGNSGFTINNVMKFATGALEHRAHEVRDVVLRIIFDMYRQHRAAVLEYLPPDDASARKTVRYKTLFEGFAKIDGKVSEAEMRAQRKAATEEAEKQKEEIKVLQGQLAALKEIQKEVQDEEEKESDCQKQNNQGYQVYESSQAAAAEIPEDLSSVANYLDNLCVFCGERDESFTDEGLDLHYWKHCPMLTQCEHCKQMVEISSLTKHLLTDCDKRDSFGKCQRCSEALPKDELPKHIKSRICNPAKPENVASHCPLCHENFPPGEEAWKSHLMDKDGCKMNQRRISPMNKTVLLHPAKVGGHHLRKPGPSAVKYQSPSIGSKTSTRGGPNKSTGKKYSKQ from the exons ATGCCACACAAGATTGGTTTCACCGTGGTCAGCTCGTCAGGACACGAGGATGGGTTCAGTGCTCGAGAGCTGATGGTCCATGCGCCAACAGTGAATGGGTGGCGGTCACCCAG GCTCTGTCAGTATCCCCAGGAGATCATCCTGCAGCTGGTAGAGAGGTGTCGGATAcggaagctgcagctgctcgCTCACCAGTACATGATTTCCAGCAAAATTGAGTTCTACATCAGTGAAAGTTTGCCTGAATACTTCTCTCCATATCAGGCAGAGAGGTTTCAGAGACTAGG atATGTCCCTCTTTCGGACAATGAGAAGACTGATTTCAAAGCAAGAGAGTTAAAATCTGTGTATGTGGATGCAGTTGGCCAGTACCTGAAGCTGATTTTCCATAAAAACTATGTCAATAGATACAACTTGTATGGACAG GTTGCCCTGGTAGCTGTGAACATCATTGGGGATCCAGCAGACTACAGCAATGACAGCTTGAGCAGT aCTTCCAGAGAGAAGCTGATAGACCACTACTTGGGAATTAAATCAGATGATCCTGCCTTAGATGGAACTTACCTTGG GAAATCTGACTCCATTTCCCCTCTGGATGATTTGGCTTTTGACATGTACCAGGACCCTGAAGTCGCTCAGATAATCCGTAGGCTGGATGAGAGGAAGCAGGAAGCCGTCCGGCATGAGCGCTATGACCACGCCAAGAAACTCAAACAGGCCATTGCAGACTTGCAGAAG GTGGGGGAGCGACTGGGCCGATATGAGGTGGAGAAGCGCTATGCAGTAGAGAAAGAGGATTATGACCTCGCCAAGAAGAAGAAGGAACAAATGGATGAGTACCGGCTGAAGGTGTACCGGCAGCTGGAGCTCCACGACCTCCTGGATGCACAGCTGCTG aTCCGAAAACCACCCGAGTTGCCTTCGAGGCCTGTGACTGACACTGTGAGGCCTCAGTGCTCCCCTCCTGGGCACACAGACCCACGTGAAGGAGAGCCCCAGAGGGCAGAGCCTGTGCTGGAAGACCAGTTAGTGGATCCCACTTCTGCTGAGCCCATTGTTCCCCACCAGTCCCCTCCTCCTCTGACTCAGCCCACAACCTCCAAGGAagtgttttccaaagaaaat GCTGAATTTTTACCTTACGACGAGAGGCCTCTCCCCACCATTCGCAAGCAGGTGGATGAAGCTGTTGCCTACCTTGAGCCAGAGGTGACTGAAGAGGACATTGGTGATACCCCAAAGACTGGCATTACTGGGGAGCCTGAACTACTCACAGAGAAGGCACTGAGGGAGGCCAGCCCTGCTGTTGAAGTTTTTGGAGAAGCTTTG GTTTCAGGAGCATATTCCAGAATCTGGTCGTATCGGGAAGATGCATTACTGGCTGTATATGAGAAGCTGATGGAAGTGTCAGTGAACACTCCAAAGGAGGATTTAAGGGACATGCTGAGGGCTGCTGTTTTCCTCGTAAGGAGAGCCATCAAAGACACCGTGTCTTCT GTTTTTCAAGCTTCcctgaaacttttaaaaatgatcATTACACAATATATACCAAAACATAAACTAGGGAAGCTAGAGACATCTCATTGTGTGGAAAAAACCCTGCCAAATTTGCTCTCTAGAACAGGAGACTCTTCATCCCGTCTTCGCCTTCTGGCTTCTGCCTTCATCCAG GAAATGGCACTGTGCAATGAAGTTAAACCTCTCCAGATTGTTCCAGTCCACCTGGTTAAAGCATTAAAACCAAACTCCCCAACACACCTGGCGATGAGTCAAGTGGAATTGGTGGAATGCCTCTTGAGAGCCCTGGGGACCGGGAACTCCGGGTTTACCATCAACAATGTCATGAAG tttgcAACAGGAGCTTTGGAGCACAGAGCCCATGAGGTGCGTGACGTGGTGCTGCGGATCATCTTTGACATGtacaggcagcacagggcagccgTGCTGGAGTATCTCCCTCCGGACGATGCCAGCGCCCGCAAGACTGTGCGCTACAAAACACTCTTTGAGGGATTTGCCAAAATCGACGGGAAGGTTTCTGAAGCTGAAATGAGG GCACAGAGAAAGGCAGCAAcagaagaagcagagaaacagaaggaagaaataaaagttcTGCAAGGCCAACTGGCAGCTCTAAAAGAGATACAGAAAGAGGTTCAAGATGAAGAG GAGAAAGAATCTGACtgtcagaaacaaaataatcaaG GTTACCAGGTATATGAAAGCTcccaagctgcagcagcagagattcCAGAGGATCTTTCCTCAGTTGCAAATTACCTGGATAA cttgtgtgttttttgtggTGAAAGGGATGAGTCCTTCACAGACGAAGGGTTGGATCTGCATTACTGGAAGCACTGCCCCATGTTAACCCAATGTGAGCACTGCAAACAG ATGGTGGAGATCTCAAGCCTGACAAAGCACCTGCTGACTGACTGTGACAAAAGGGACAGCTTTGGGAAGTGCCAGCGCTGCAGCGAGGCCCTGCCCAAGGATGAGCTGCCCAAACACATAAAGAGCAGGATTTGCAATC CTGCCAAACCAGAAAATGTGGCAAGCCATTGCCCATTGTGTCATGAGAACTTTCCCCCTGGAGAGGAG GCCTGGAAATCTCACCTGATGGACAAAGATGGCTGTAAAATGAATCAGCGGAGGATATCCCCAATGAATAAAACTGTTCTGTTGCACCCTG CCAAAGTAGGTGGCCACCATTTAAGGAAACCAGGTCCTTCAGCAGTAAAATATCAGTCTCCCTCCATTGGAAGTAAGACCTCGACCCGAGGGGGCCCAAATAAAAGCACTGGCAAAAAGTACTCAAAGCAGTAA
- the LRRC47 gene encoding leucine-rich repeat-containing protein 47, with product MAATVGPWPELEAAARERRRELSLAGAAVAERVAAAGGRLPAALLALPLLQSLELSGCAALRELGPGVAAALPALHTLVLRRNALGPAGLGTGLGGPLPALRLLDLSGNALEALPAALGGTGDDAGDAAPAFPQLRSLNLTGNRLRELGPGLARSAPQLQELLLSGNRLRALPGGLLPPGGPAAPFPLLSRLDAADNEVAELGADIAALPALKSLDVANNQLRELPSALADCPRLKEANFRGNQLRDKRLEKMVNGCQTKAILEYLRAGGRGKGKAESAREEVRKKKREKQQKKDGGDGEQDEVEETSRLLVKVLHVSENPAPLVVKVSLGIKDVRPFIVCCVLKGVNLKPGNALRRFLSMQTKLHEDICERRTAATIATHDLQLVKAPLTYDVQPPDELKIIPLGRKEIRAKDLLRQLHLEAEEQRKQKKRQNVSGLHKYLQLLDGKDNYPCLVDAEGAVISFPPITNSEKTKIRKDTRDLFLEVTSDTSLQICKDVMDTLILKIAELNRFTLENKEGSGSDTELDALCGQGSLDPGQEPRNLPLVVEQVRVVDTDGNLKVLYPSKTDLATVSSLLTVIR from the exons ATGGCGGCAACGGTGGGCCCGTGGCCGGAGCTGGAGGCGGCGGCGCGGGAGCGGCGACGGGAGCTGTCGCTGGCGGGCGCGGCGGTGGCGGAGCGGGTGGCGGCGGCCGGCGGGCGGCTGCCGGCGGCGCTGCTGGCGCTGCCGCTGCTGCAGTCGCTGGAGCTGAGCGGCTGCGCTGCGCTGCGGGAGCTCGGCCCGGGAGTGGCGGCCGCGCTGCCCGCCCTGCACACGCTGGTGCTGCGCCGCAACGCGCTGGGCCCGGCCGGGCTGGGCACGGGGCTCGGAGGGCCCCTGCCCGCGCTCCGCCTGCTCGACCTCTCCGGGAACGCGCTGGAGGCACTGCCGGCCGCGCTCGGCGGGACGGGGGACGACGCGGGGGACGCGGCCCCGGCGTTCCCGCAGCTGCGCAGCCTCAACCTGACCGGGAACCGGCTGCGGGAGCTCGGCCCGGGGCTCGCCCGCTCCGCGCcgcagctccaggagctgctgctctccgGGAACCGGCTGCGGGCGCTGCCCGGCGGGCTCCTGCCCcccggcggccccgccgcgcccttCCCACTGCTCAGCCGCCTGGACGCGGCCGACAACGAGGTGGCGGAGCTGGGTGCGGACATCGCGGCGCTGCCGGCGCTGAAG AGCCTGGACGTGGCCAACAACCAGCTGCGGGAGCTGCCGTCCGCGCTGGCCGACTGCCCCCGGCTGAAGGAGGCCAATTTCAGGGGCAACCAGCTGCGGGACAAGCGGCTGGAGAAGATGGTCAACGGGTGCCAGACGAAAGCTATCCTGGAGTACCTGCGGGCCGGGGGCCGTGGGAAGGGGAAGGCCGAGAGCGCCAGAGAGGAGGtcaggaagaagaagagggagaagcaACAGAAGAAGGACGGTGGGGATGGGGAACAGGACGAGGTGGAAGAGACGAGCAGGCTGCTGGTGAAGGTTCTGCACGTCTCTGAGAACCCGGCGCCCTTGGTGGTCAAAGTGAGCCTGGGCATCAAAGATGTTCGGCCCTTCATcgtgtgctgtgtgctgaagggaGTGAACTTAAAGCCAGGAAACGCCCTCAGGAGGTTCCTGTCAATGCAG ACTAAGCTGCATGAGGACATCTGTGAGAGGCGCACAGCGGCCACCATTGCCACCCACGATTTGCAGCTGGTCAAAGCTCCTCTGACTTATGATGTTCAGCCTCCTGACGAGCTGAAG ATAATCCCCCTGGGTCGGAAGGAGATCAGGGCAAAGGACCTTCTCCGCCAGCTGCATTTGGAAGCTGAGGAGCAGCGGAAGCAGAAGAAGCGTCAGAATGTCTCTGGGCTGCATAA GTACCTGCAGTTACTGGATGGCAAAGACAACTACCCGTGCCTGGTGGATGCCGAAGGTGCTGTGATTTCCTTTCCACCAATAACCAATAGTGAGAAAACAAAG ATTAGAAAAGACACACGTGACCTGTTTCTGGAAGTGACAAGCGATACCAGTTTACAGATCTGCAAAGATGTGATGGACACACTCATCCTG AAAATTGCAGAACTGAACAGATTTACCTTGGAGAACAAGGAAGGCTCGGGCTCAGATACTGAGTTGGATGCTCTCTGTGGACAAGGGAGTTTGGACCCTGGGCAAGAGCCTCGGAACCTGCCACTGGTGGTGGAGCAGGTGCGAGTGGTGGACACGGATGGAAACTTGAAAGTACTTTATCCTTCTAAAACTGACCTGGCCACAGTCTCCTCCCTGCTGACTGTGATTCGTTAG